AGTGCTGACGACGTTGTTGACGTAACCACAGGTATTAGTGATAATAGCAGTGTGGCTACCAAGGTATTCCCTAACCCATTCACCAGCAGCTTTACGGTGAACTCGGGCAAGGTTGTTTCAACCATCTCTATCTACAACCTTCTTGGACAGAAGTTAGTGGAGCATAACTACAGCGCTGCTGAAGTAACTGTTCCTGCTGCTAACCTTACGAACGGTATCTACATTGTAAACGTTCGCTTCCAGGATGGAACTGCAACCAAC
This region of Williamwhitmania sp. genomic DNA includes:
- a CDS encoding T9SS type A sorting domain-containing protein gives rise to the protein TTLAANSESYESVLIKVENATCTGSPSSGTFTVDDGSGVLNIYKALYLPLAMTTNDVYNVTGIITDYSNATTQMYELYPRSADDVVDVTTGISDNSSVATKVFPNPFTSSFTVNSGKVVSTISIYNLLGQKLVEHNYSAAEVTVPAANLTNGIYIVNVRFQDGTATNLRMVKK